Proteins co-encoded in one Xyrauchen texanus isolate HMW12.3.18 chromosome 19, RBS_HiC_50CHRs, whole genome shotgun sequence genomic window:
- the LOC127659406 gene encoding alpha-1A adrenergic receptor-like, which yields MKQQHEVTNSRGSGGSNSSGLNGTGSEPLHLYHAVPLGLVLGTFIIFAVAGNILVILSVGYNRHLRTPTNYFIVNLAIADLLLGTTVLPVSATLEILGYWVFGRIFCDVWASVDVLCCTASIMSLCVISIDRYIGVSHPLQYPSIVTGRRALLAMLVVWVLSLVISIGPLLGWKQPPSPDDTVCLINEEPFYAMFSSICSFYIPLVVILVMYFRVYVVAKRTTRNLEAGVKTESMNSGEITLRIHRGSQVHEDTGCAAKGRVHQARNSLTVKLLKFSREKKAAKTLGVVVGMFTLCWLPFFLTLPIVSFDVSLRPPDTIFKIIFWLGYFNSCLNPIIYPCYSREFKQAFSRILRCRFHHRRRSGWRAYNYHGSHINSFYSCQDSKDSMNYGSYLNVSQRTLSSANPSPSYHIKGLSYFQEDGPRHGRSRTPSILSESILDNHLEPVEEVPTQSTENPGQPGLKDFP from the exons ATGAAACAACAACATGAAGTCACAAACTCACGGGGAAGCGGGGGGTCCAACTCGTCCGGGTTAAATGGCACAGGATCCGAACCTCTCCACCTTTACCATGCTGTCCCACTCGGCTTGGTTTTGGGAACTTTCATCATCTTCGCGGTGGCTGGAAACATCTTGGTGATACTGTCAGTGGGATACAACAGGCACCTGAGAACTCCAACGAATTACTTCATCGTTAATCTCGCCATCGCCGACCTTCTCCTGGGCACAACCGTGTTACCTGTATCGGCCACCTTGGAGATATTGGGTTACTGGGTCTTCGGGAGGATTTTCTGTGATGTTTGGGCATCTGTTGATGTGTTATGTTGCACTGCATCAATCATGAGTTTGTGTGTAATCTCAATTGACCGCTATATCGGAGTGAGCCATCCTTTGCAATACCCCAGCATTGTGACGGGGCGCAGAGCTCTGCTGGCCATGCTAGTGGTTTGGGTCCTGTCTCTGGTAATCTCTATTGGACCCCTGCTGGGATGGAAGCAGCCTCCGTCACCGGACGATACGGTGTGCCTAATAAACGAGGAGCCCTTTTACGCAATGTTCTCATCAATTTGTTCCTTCTATATTCCTTTAGTTGTCATTCTAGTCATGTACTTTCGTGtttatgtagtggccaaaaggacaACGAGGAATTTGGAAGCAGGTGTAAAGACGGAGTCGATGAATTCAGGTGAAATAACGTTAAGGATTCACAGGGGTTCACAAGTGCACGAGGACACTGGTTGCGCCGCCAAAGGTCGCGTTCATCAGGCGAGGAATTCTCTGACGGTTAAACTTCTGAAGTTTTCGCGGGAAAAGAAAGCAGCTAAGACTTTGGGAGTTGTGGTTGGCATGTTTACGCTGTGCTGGCTACCATTCTTCCTCACTTTACCAATAG TCTCCTTTGATGTCAGCCTGCGGCCCCCTGACACAATCTTCAAAATCATCTTCTGGCTTGGTTACTTCAACAGCTGCCTGAACCCCATCATCTATCCCTGCTACAGCCGGGAGTTCAAGCAAGCTTTCAGCCGCATTCTGAGATGCAGATTTCACCACAGGAGACGGTCAGGTTGGAGAGCGTACAACTACCATGGCTCGCACATCAACTCCTTCTACTCATGCCAGGATTCAAAAGACTCCATGAACTATGGCAGTTATCTAAATGTTAGCCAGAGAACCCTGTCTTCTGCCAACCCCAGCCCCAGTTACCACATCAAAGGCCTGTCATATTTCCAGGAAGATGGACCTAGACATGGCCGGAGCAGGACACCTTCCATTTTATCGGAGAGTATTTTGGATAATCATCTTGAACCTGTGGAGGAAGTCCCTACCCAGTCTACTGAAAATCCAGGCCAGCCTGGTCTCAAAGACTTCCCTTAA